Proteins from a single region of Nakamurella deserti:
- a CDS encoding tripartite tricarboxylate transporter substrate binding protein: protein MISRRRLLRRTAAAVLVTGLALTGCGVTREDDTGVHRLRMMVPNSPGGGYDVTARTAVKVTETTGITDRVQVFNVIGAGGTVAMARLMNEEGNGDLAMMMGLGVVGATFTNKTDSRVSMATPIAKLIEESEGVMVPADSPYRTIDELVTAWKADPGALSVGGGSSPGGPDHLMPMQLAMTVGVAPTSVNFVSYDGGGELLPALLGSKIAFATSGLGEYTEQIKSGQVRVLAVSGAERVPDIEAPTLTESGIDLVFTNWRGVLAPPGISTEQRDALIEVFTEMHGSAEWKAELEKNNWTDAFVTGDEFGQFLTEQDERVKSTLTELGLA from the coding sequence ATGATCTCCCGGCGCCGGCTGTTGCGGCGGACGGCCGCCGCGGTGCTGGTCACCGGCCTGGCCCTGACCGGCTGCGGGGTGACCCGCGAGGACGACACCGGCGTGCACCGGCTGCGGATGATGGTGCCCAACAGTCCCGGCGGCGGCTACGACGTGACCGCCCGGACGGCGGTCAAGGTCACCGAGACCACCGGCATCACCGACCGCGTGCAGGTCTTCAACGTCATCGGCGCGGGCGGCACCGTCGCCATGGCCCGGCTGATGAACGAGGAGGGCAACGGCGACCTGGCCATGATGATGGGCCTCGGTGTCGTCGGCGCCACCTTCACCAACAAGACCGACTCCCGGGTCTCGATGGCCACCCCGATCGCGAAGCTCATCGAGGAATCCGAGGGCGTCATGGTGCCCGCCGACTCGCCCTACCGGACCATCGACGAGCTGGTCACCGCCTGGAAGGCCGACCCCGGCGCGCTGTCGGTCGGCGGCGGCTCCTCCCCCGGCGGCCCCGACCACCTGATGCCGATGCAACTGGCGATGACCGTCGGGGTCGCCCCGACCTCGGTCAACTTCGTCTCCTACGACGGCGGCGGCGAGCTGCTGCCCGCCCTGCTCGGCAGCAAGATCGCCTTCGCCACCTCCGGTCTGGGTGAGTACACCGAGCAGATCAAGTCCGGCCAGGTCCGGGTGCTCGCGGTGTCGGGGGCCGAGCGCGTCCCCGACATCGAGGCGCCCACGCTCACCGAGTCCGGCATCGATCTCGTCTTCACCAACTGGCGCGGCGTCCTCGCCCCGCCCGGCATCTCGACCGAGCAGCGGGACGCGCTCATCGAGGTGTTCACCGAGATGCACGGGTCGGCCGAGTGGAAGGCCGAGCTGGAGAAGAACAACTGGACCGACGCGTTCGTCACCGGCGACGAGTTCGGCCAGTTCCTCACCGAGCAGGACGAGCGCGTCAAGTCGACGCTGACCGAGTTGGGACTGGCATGA
- a CDS encoding tripartite tricarboxylate transporter TctB family protein, with translation MSTVESAGSTPAPAGASRGHLSELWVSVVLVVIGAAVLIDAVNLTGAFSKVDPIGPKVFPYIVAGGLFLTAALLAVNVLRGGHGEAEEGEDIDLSAPSDWKTVSALVAVFVANIALVNILGWVISGGLLFFGTAWVLGNRHVVRNLIISAVLSLVTFYGFWSGLGIHLPAGILDGIL, from the coding sequence ATGAGCACCGTCGAATCCGCCGGGAGCACCCCGGCGCCCGCGGGAGCCTCCCGCGGCCACCTCTCCGAGCTGTGGGTCAGCGTCGTCCTCGTCGTCATCGGCGCGGCCGTCCTCATCGACGCGGTGAACCTGACCGGCGCGTTCTCCAAGGTCGACCCCATCGGCCCCAAGGTCTTCCCCTACATCGTGGCCGGCGGGCTGTTCCTGACCGCCGCGCTGCTCGCGGTCAACGTCCTGCGCGGCGGCCACGGCGAGGCCGAGGAGGGTGAGGACATCGACCTGTCCGCCCCGTCGGACTGGAAGACCGTCAGCGCCCTCGTCGCCGTCTTCGTCGCCAACATCGCGCTGGTGAACATCCTCGGCTGGGTCATCTCCGGCGGCCTGCTGTTCTTCGGCACCGCCTGGGTGCTCGGCAACCGGCACGTCGTGCGCAACCTGATCATCTCCGCGGTGCTGTCGCTCGTCACCTTCTACGGCTTCTGGTCCGGCCTGGGCATCCACCTGCCCGCCGGCATCCTGGACGGGATCCTCTGA
- a CDS encoding tripartite tricarboxylate transporter permease → MDNFGALMDGFASAFTPVNLLFAVIGVLLGTAVGVLPGIGPAMTVALLLPVTYDLPPAGAFIMFAGIYYGGMYGGSTTSILLNTPGESSSVVTAIEGNKMAKGGRAAQALATAAIGSFIAGAIGTALLALFAPIVSTFAVQLGAPSYFALMALAFIAVTAVLGTSRLRGFASLFLGLAFGLIGIDSLTGQSRLTMGIPLLSDGIDIVVIAVAIFALGEALWVAAHLRRRPVEVIPVGRPWMGRQDWKRSWKPWLRGTAYGFPFGALPAGGAEIPTFLSYATEKKLSKHPEEFGKGAIEGVAGPEAANNASAAGTLVPMLSLGLPTNATAAVMLAAFTQYGIQPGPNLFTNQAALIWTLIASLFIGNLLLLLINLPLAPLWARLLRIPRPYLYAGILFFATLGAFAVNLQWFDLAILLVLGLLGLMMRRFGLPVLPLIIGVILGPRAERQLRQTLQLSEGSVSGLWSEPIAVVIYVVIAILLALPLIAKLRRRRNGSGGTTPTDRVLESAS, encoded by the coding sequence ATGGACAACTTCGGTGCGTTGATGGACGGTTTCGCGTCCGCGTTCACCCCGGTCAACCTGCTGTTCGCCGTCATCGGCGTGCTGCTCGGCACCGCCGTCGGCGTGCTCCCGGGCATCGGGCCGGCCATGACGGTGGCCCTGCTGCTGCCGGTCACCTACGACCTGCCCCCGGCGGGGGCGTTCATCATGTTCGCCGGCATCTACTACGGCGGCATGTACGGCGGCTCCACCACCTCGATCCTGCTCAACACCCCCGGTGAGAGTTCGTCGGTGGTCACCGCCATCGAGGGCAACAAGATGGCCAAGGGCGGACGAGCCGCCCAGGCCCTGGCCACCGCGGCCATCGGCTCCTTCATCGCCGGCGCCATCGGGACCGCACTGCTGGCACTGTTCGCGCCCATCGTGTCGACGTTCGCCGTGCAGCTCGGGGCGCCGTCCTACTTCGCGCTGATGGCGCTGGCCTTCATCGCCGTCACCGCCGTGCTCGGCACCTCCCGGCTGCGCGGCTTCGCGTCGCTGTTCCTGGGCCTGGCGTTCGGGCTGATCGGCATCGACTCGCTCACCGGGCAGTCGCGGCTCACGATGGGCATCCCGCTGCTGAGCGACGGCATCGACATCGTCGTCATCGCGGTCGCCATCTTCGCCCTCGGTGAGGCCCTCTGGGTCGCCGCCCACCTGCGCCGCCGGCCCGTCGAGGTCATCCCGGTCGGGCGGCCGTGGATGGGCCGGCAGGACTGGAAGCGGTCGTGGAAGCCGTGGCTGCGCGGCACCGCCTACGGCTTCCCGTTCGGCGCCCTGCCCGCGGGTGGTGCGGAGATCCCGACCTTCCTGTCGTACGCGACGGAGAAGAAGCTGTCCAAGCACCCGGAGGAGTTCGGCAAGGGCGCCATCGAGGGCGTCGCCGGTCCGGAGGCCGCCAACAACGCCTCCGCCGCGGGCACTCTCGTCCCGATGCTGTCGCTCGGGCTGCCGACCAACGCCACCGCCGCCGTCATGCTCGCCGCCTTCACCCAGTACGGCATCCAGCCCGGCCCGAACCTGTTCACCAACCAGGCGGCGCTGATCTGGACGCTGATCGCCAGCCTGTTCATCGGCAACCTGCTGCTGCTGCTGATCAACCTGCCGCTGGCGCCGCTGTGGGCCCGGCTGTTGCGGATTCCGCGGCCCTACCTCTACGCGGGCATCCTGTTCTTCGCCACGCTGGGCGCGTTCGCCGTCAACCTGCAGTGGTTCGACCTGGCGATCCTGCTGGTGCTGGGTCTGCTCGGGCTGATGATGCGCCGCTTCGGTCTGCCGGTGCTGCCGCTGATCATCGGCGTCATCCTCGGGCCGCGCGCCGAGCGTCAGCTCCGCCAGACCCTGCAGCTGTCCGAGGGCAGCGTCAGCGGTCTGTGGAGCGAGCCGATCGCCGTCGTCATCTACGTCGTGATCGCGATCCTGCTGGCCCTGCCGCTCATCGCCAAGCTCCGCCGGCGCCGCAACGGCTCCGGCGGTACCACCCCCACCGACCGCGTACTGGAGAGTGCCTCGTGA
- a CDS encoding response regulator, translating to MTAPPPVGPFRVLVVDDDFMVARIHTRYLEGVEGFGVVDTVHTGNAALAVLAAQPVDLMLLDIYLPDMTGIDLLRRVRAEFPGVDVLIVTAARELETVREAMLGGAVSYLIKPFDYSSLGERLAHFRRTRSMLGTADRVEQHQVDQLFGVTGAKAAAAELPKGLSRESADAVRGLLSREEAISATECAERVGLSRVSARRYLEYLEQSGAAEVSLKYGTGRPERRYRLR from the coding sequence ATGACGGCGCCGCCGCCCGTGGGTCCCTTCCGGGTCCTCGTCGTCGACGACGACTTCATGGTGGCCCGCATCCACACCCGCTACCTGGAGGGCGTGGAGGGCTTCGGGGTCGTCGACACCGTGCACACCGGGAACGCCGCCCTGGCGGTGCTCGCGGCGCAGCCGGTCGATCTGATGCTGCTGGACATCTACCTGCCGGACATGACCGGGATCGACCTGCTGCGCCGGGTACGGGCCGAGTTCCCGGGGGTGGACGTCCTCATCGTGACCGCGGCGCGGGAACTGGAGACGGTGCGCGAGGCGATGCTCGGCGGTGCCGTGTCGTACCTGATCAAGCCGTTCGACTACAGCTCGCTGGGCGAGCGGTTGGCGCACTTCCGCCGGACGCGGTCGATGCTCGGCACCGCCGACCGGGTCGAGCAGCACCAGGTCGACCAGTTGTTCGGCGTCACCGGCGCCAAGGCGGCGGCGGCCGAACTGCCCAAGGGGCTGAGCCGGGAGTCCGCGGACGCGGTGCGCGGCCTGCTCAGCCGGGAGGAGGCGATCTCGGCCACCGAGTGCGCCGAGCGGGTCGGGTTGAGCCGGGTCAGCGCGCGACGGTACCTGGAGTACCTCGAGCAGAGCGGCGCCGCGGAGGTCTCGCTGAAGTACGGCACCGGACGTCCCGAACGTCGCTACCGACTGCGCTGA
- a CDS encoding M3 family metallopeptidase, translated as MNTVIHDPSTNPLSTPSTLPFELPPFAAITPDHVRAAFDAGMAEQLAEVAAITGQAAAPTFANTVEALERSGRLLHRTASLFSNLAAAHATAEYRAIEADIAPRLTAHADALSLDPALFARLDAVHSDREHLDAESRRLVERYHLDFVRAGARLDPTQADQLRELNREISVLGTTFGQNLLAATSDAAVLVDSAAELDGLTPEDVAAAAERAAEAGHPGRWMLALGLPTGQPVLARLTDRALRERVHRASVGRASCAPYDNGPLAIRIARLRAQRARLLGYPDHAAYVAADNTAGSPAAVDALLAQLVPAAVANAEREAALLAEAAAADGIDTLQPWDWKFYSEKVQASRYAVDTAALRDHLSFDRVLQDGVFRAANLLYGLSFTARPDLVGYHPDVRIFEVTDTDGGPLGLFVLDPYARAEKRGGAWMNTFVDQNGLFSQRPVVTNNLNLDRPAPGELALLTPDEVRTMFHEFGHALHGLFSAVRYPRFSGTNVPGDFVEFPSQVNEMWQWWPEILTGYARHHRTGEPLPADTVARLDAAELWGQGFATVEYLAATLLDQAWHRITPDTVIDDAAAFERAALAKAGVAMDLVPPRYRTTYFQHIFNSGYAAGYYFYIWAEVLDADTVEWFKAHGGLQRANGDRFRSALLSAGGARDAMGTVREVLGREPEIGPLLRRRGLTGG; from the coding sequence ATGAACACCGTCATCCACGACCCGTCCACCAACCCGCTGAGCACCCCGTCGACGCTGCCGTTCGAGCTGCCGCCGTTCGCCGCCATCACGCCGGACCACGTCCGGGCGGCCTTCGACGCGGGCATGGCCGAGCAGCTCGCGGAGGTCGCCGCGATCACCGGGCAGGCCGCGGCCCCCACCTTCGCCAACACGGTGGAAGCGCTGGAGCGGTCGGGTCGGCTGCTGCACCGCACCGCGTCCCTGTTCTCCAACCTGGCCGCCGCGCACGCCACGGCGGAGTACCGGGCCATCGAGGCCGACATCGCGCCCCGGCTGACCGCGCACGCCGACGCACTGTCACTCGACCCGGCCCTGTTCGCCCGTCTCGACGCCGTGCACAGCGACCGCGAGCACCTCGACGCCGAGTCCCGGCGGCTCGTCGAGCGGTACCACCTCGACTTCGTCAGGGCCGGCGCCCGGTTGGACCCCACGCAGGCCGACCAGCTCCGTGAGCTCAACCGCGAGATCTCCGTGCTGGGAACGACGTTCGGGCAGAACCTGCTCGCCGCCACCAGCGACGCCGCCGTGCTGGTGGACTCCGCCGCCGAACTCGACGGACTGACCCCGGAGGACGTGGCGGCCGCCGCCGAGCGCGCCGCCGAGGCCGGCCACCCCGGGCGCTGGATGCTCGCCCTCGGGCTGCCGACCGGCCAACCGGTGCTGGCGCGGCTGACCGACCGGGCCCTGCGGGAGCGGGTGCACCGGGCGTCGGTGGGGCGGGCGTCGTGCGCCCCGTACGACAACGGTCCGTTGGCCATCCGCATCGCCCGGCTCCGCGCGCAGCGGGCCCGGCTGCTCGGCTACCCCGACCACGCCGCCTACGTCGCCGCCGACAACACCGCCGGGTCGCCCGCCGCCGTCGACGCGTTGCTCGCCCAGCTGGTACCGGCCGCAGTGGCCAACGCGGAGCGGGAGGCCGCGCTGCTGGCCGAGGCGGCCGCCGCCGACGGCATCGACACCCTGCAGCCGTGGGACTGGAAGTTCTACAGCGAGAAGGTGCAGGCGTCGCGGTACGCCGTGGACACGGCCGCCCTCCGGGACCACCTGAGCTTCGACCGGGTCCTGCAGGACGGCGTGTTCCGCGCCGCGAACCTGCTCTACGGACTGTCGTTCACCGCCCGCCCGGACCTCGTCGGCTACCACCCCGACGTGCGCATCTTCGAGGTCACCGACACCGACGGCGGCCCACTGGGGCTCTTCGTCCTCGACCCGTACGCCCGGGCCGAGAAGCGCGGCGGGGCCTGGATGAACACCTTCGTCGACCAGAACGGGCTGTTCAGTCAGCGGCCGGTGGTCACCAACAACCTCAACCTGGACAGGCCCGCGCCCGGCGAGCTCGCGCTGCTCACGCCGGACGAGGTGCGGACGATGTTCCACGAGTTCGGGCACGCGCTGCACGGGTTGTTCTCGGCGGTGCGCTACCCGCGCTTCTCCGGCACCAACGTGCCCGGCGACTTCGTCGAGTTCCCGTCGCAGGTCAACGAGATGTGGCAGTGGTGGCCGGAGATCCTCACCGGTTACGCCCGGCACCACCGGACCGGCGAGCCGCTGCCGGCCGACACGGTCGCCCGGCTCGACGCCGCCGAACTGTGGGGACAGGGCTTCGCCACCGTCGAGTACCTGGCCGCGACCCTGCTCGACCAGGCCTGGCACCGGATCACCCCCGACACCGTCATCGACGACGCCGCGGCCTTCGAGCGGGCGGCGCTGGCGAAGGCGGGGGTGGCGATGGATCTCGTCCCGCCGCGGTACCGCACGACGTACTTCCAGCACATCTTCAACTCCGGCTACGCGGCCGGCTACTACTTCTACATCTGGGCCGAGGTGCTCGACGCCGACACCGTCGAGTGGTTCAAGGCCCACGGTGGGTTGCAGCGGGCCAACGGCGACCGGTTCCGCTCGGCGCTGCTGTCCGCCGGCGGGGCCCGGGACGCGATGGGCACCGTGCGCGAGGTGCTCGGCCGGGAACCGGAGATCGGGCCGCTGCTGCGGCGCCGCGGCCTGACCGGCGGGTGA
- a CDS encoding TetR/AcrR family transcriptional regulator → MTVDARDDASPRRLRADAERNRKLILTVAAQVFAEKGLDAGFDEIARRAGVGAGTVYRRFPHRDELIEALLDERLEKVADLAERAGENPDSWTGLVEFLTTSIALQIEDRGLRELMEVSGKWSECSLDAKGRLVQSLRRLVARARDEGHLRPDVEITDLGVMGTMVSSVHDPELPDLWRRYLAVFLDGLRARPDAPALPMAAPSEHFYARFRD, encoded by the coding sequence ATGACCGTTGACGCACGCGACGATGCGAGCCCGAGGCGATTGCGGGCCGATGCCGAACGCAACCGGAAGCTGATCCTCACCGTCGCCGCGCAGGTCTTCGCCGAGAAGGGGCTGGACGCCGGCTTCGACGAGATCGCCCGCCGCGCCGGAGTGGGGGCGGGCACCGTCTACCGGCGGTTCCCGCACCGCGACGAGCTCATCGAGGCGTTGCTGGACGAGCGGCTCGAGAAGGTCGCCGACCTTGCCGAGCGTGCGGGCGAGAATCCGGACAGCTGGACGGGTCTCGTCGAGTTCCTGACCACGAGCATCGCGCTGCAGATCGAGGACCGCGGCCTGCGGGAACTGATGGAGGTCTCGGGCAAGTGGTCGGAGTGCTCGCTGGACGCGAAGGGCCGGCTCGTGCAGTCACTGCGCCGGCTGGTCGCCCGGGCGCGCGACGAGGGGCATCTGCGGCCGGACGTCGAGATCACCGACCTCGGCGTGATGGGCACCATGGTCAGCTCGGTGCACGACCCCGAACTGCCCGATCTGTGGCGGCGCTACCTGGCGGTGTTCCTGGACGGCCTGCGGGCCCGGCCGGACGCCCCCGCGCTGCCGATGGCCGCGCCGTCGGAGCACTTCTACGCGCGGTTCCGCGACTGA
- a CDS encoding universal stress protein, translating into MTVLLAYVPTPQGAAALETAIAEAKLRDERLVVLNGSRGDAYDDPRFAQPGQVTEVQGRLTDAGVSFDWRQEVGEDVVSAVLDAVDELTPSVLVIGLRKRSPTGKLFLGSRAQQLLLHAPCPVLAVKAS; encoded by the coding sequence GTGACCGTCCTGCTGGCCTACGTCCCCACCCCGCAGGGCGCAGCCGCCCTCGAGACGGCGATCGCGGAGGCGAAGCTCCGTGACGAGCGGCTCGTCGTGCTCAACGGCAGCAGGGGCGACGCCTACGACGATCCCCGTTTCGCCCAGCCCGGCCAGGTCACCGAGGTCCAGGGCCGGCTGACGGACGCCGGGGTGTCGTTCGACTGGCGCCAGGAGGTCGGCGAGGACGTGGTCTCGGCGGTGCTCGACGCCGTCGACGAGCTCACGCCGTCGGTGTTGGTGATCGGGCTGCGCAAGCGCTCGCCCACCGGGAAGCTGTTCCTCGGCAGCCGGGCCCAGCAGCTGCTGCTGCACGCCCCCTGCCCGGTGCTGGCCGTCAAGGCGAGCTGA
- a CDS encoding MarR family winged helix-turn-helix transcriptional regulator, with protein MATTTPPGSEQAADPPWLDDAEQRAWLGAAALMLKLPGVLDGQLQRDSGLGLFEYLTLSTLSMSPDRRMRMSELAELTNGSLSRLSNVVKRLEQRQWVVRRPDPTDGRYTVAALTDTGWDTVVAAAPGHVRTVRHFVLDPLSAGQVRQLEQIGQRIRERTAIALPAPDPCGPPDPCVPSDPTC; from the coding sequence ATGGCGACGACGACGCCCCCGGGGTCGGAGCAGGCGGCGGACCCGCCGTGGTTGGACGACGCGGAACAGCGCGCCTGGCTGGGGGCGGCGGCGCTGATGCTGAAGCTGCCCGGCGTCCTGGACGGCCAGTTGCAGCGGGACTCCGGGCTCGGCCTGTTCGAGTACCTGACCCTCAGCACCCTGTCAATGTCGCCGGATCGCCGGATGCGGATGAGCGAGCTGGCCGAGCTGACCAACGGCTCGCTGTCCCGGCTGTCGAACGTGGTGAAGCGCCTGGAGCAGCGGCAGTGGGTCGTCCGGCGACCGGATCCCACGGACGGCCGGTACACCGTCGCGGCACTCACCGACACCGGCTGGGACACCGTCGTGGCCGCGGCGCCCGGACACGTCCGCACGGTCCGGCACTTCGTCCTCGACCCGCTGTCCGCGGGCCAGGTGCGCCAGCTGGAGCAGATCGGTCAGCGCATCCGGGAGCGGACGGCGATCGCCCTGCCGGCACCGGATCCCTGCGGACCACCCGACCCCTGCGTCCCGTCCGACCCCACCTGCTGA
- a CDS encoding FMN-dependent NADH-azoreductase: MTLFRLDASIRTDGSASREIADIVEAEWLAAHPGDTIERRHLGVDPLPADAWGTAVGAAYVPEEQRSPEQRSAVALAAALVDELLAADGILLAVPLYNFGVSQHVKTWMDLVITDRRAAPGAAPLLAGRKVVLATVRGGAYGAGTPREGWDHSTGFLRRIIADVWGADLTVVEREFTLVGVNPALDDFRDLASQLHEGALSSAREAGKALAA, encoded by the coding sequence ATGACCCTGTTCCGTCTGGACGCCAGCATCCGCACCGACGGCTCGGCGAGCCGCGAGATCGCCGACATCGTGGAGGCCGAGTGGCTGGCCGCCCATCCCGGCGACACCATCGAACGCCGGCACCTCGGCGTCGACCCGTTGCCCGCCGACGCCTGGGGCACCGCCGTCGGTGCCGCCTACGTGCCCGAGGAGCAGCGCTCGCCCGAGCAGCGGTCGGCGGTCGCACTGGCGGCGGCGCTGGTCGACGAGCTGCTCGCCGCCGACGGCATCCTGCTGGCCGTGCCGCTGTACAACTTCGGCGTGTCCCAGCACGTGAAGACGTGGATGGACCTGGTGATCACCGACCGGCGGGCCGCCCCCGGAGCCGCCCCGCTGCTGGCCGGCCGGAAGGTGGTGCTGGCCACCGTCCGGGGTGGCGCCTACGGCGCCGGCACCCCGCGCGAGGGCTGGGACCACTCGACGGGCTTCCTGCGCCGCATCATCGCCGACGTCTGGGGCGCCGACCTGACCGTCGTGGAACGCGAGTTCACCCTGGTCGGGGTCAACCCGGCCCTGGACGACTTCCGGGACCTCGCGAGCCAGCTGCACGAGGGCGCGCTCTCCTCGGCCCGCGAGGCCGGCAAGGCGCTGGCGGCCTGA
- a CDS encoding sensor histidine kinase, with product MGRFGPRSLAGQFLVLQLVVVGLVLLVAGLVSVRQATTQFSASSGDRILGAAENLAGTPLLRGRADVNVPARVLAPLLEGARSQSGATLVLAADPDHTVIAATDPTLVGDDLTLPDGSAWEGRSWDGDLTVGGQRLIAATVPVQDEDGDVVALALVAEQYPSTWDIVASGVPELLLLLALASLAGVTGSWLLARRVKHQTHGLEPTEIANLADHREALLHSIREGVLGVGPDGVVTVANDGARELLDLPADCVGRDVTTLGLETELLDVVLGRRTGTDLPVFHRDLVLVVNRRQARTGRNGDALGAVTTLRDRSELLAVQRQLGATRNATDTLRAQTHEFDNQLHVISGLAQLGLHDELREYVTGLTRRRSEVDLALTAHIEDPALAALLVAKASLASESAVELQVSPSTRCPRLALELSTDVTTVVGNLVDNALDAVANVADAVVTVEVRADLGIAEPAVRVVVSDTGPGVSPQAADRLFERGFTTKSEAVVGGRGVGLSLVRRICESRGGSVAVRSGAGAVFVAVLPVSPADTAGPAVPAAASVEGSHR from the coding sequence ATGGGACGGTTCGGGCCGCGCTCGCTGGCCGGCCAGTTCCTCGTCCTGCAGCTCGTCGTCGTCGGTCTCGTGCTCCTCGTCGCCGGCCTGGTCTCGGTGCGCCAGGCCACCACCCAGTTCTCCGCGAGCAGCGGTGACCGCATCCTCGGTGCCGCCGAGAACCTCGCCGGCACCCCCCTGCTGCGGGGTCGCGCCGACGTGAACGTCCCGGCGCGGGTGCTCGCGCCGCTGCTGGAGGGCGCCCGCAGCCAGTCCGGGGCGACCCTGGTGCTCGCCGCCGACCCCGACCACACCGTCATCGCCGCGACCGATCCGACCCTGGTCGGCGACGACCTGACGCTGCCGGACGGATCGGCGTGGGAGGGACGTTCCTGGGACGGCGACCTCACCGTCGGCGGGCAGCGGCTGATCGCGGCGACGGTGCCGGTGCAGGACGAGGACGGCGACGTCGTCGCGCTGGCGTTGGTCGCCGAGCAGTACCCGAGCACCTGGGACATCGTGGCGTCCGGGGTGCCGGAGCTGCTGCTGCTGCTCGCACTGGCGTCGCTGGCCGGCGTCACCGGGTCGTGGCTGCTGGCCCGCCGGGTCAAGCACCAGACGCACGGCCTCGAGCCCACCGAGATCGCCAACCTCGCCGACCACCGCGAGGCGTTGCTGCACAGCATCCGTGAGGGCGTGCTGGGTGTCGGGCCGGACGGGGTGGTCACGGTGGCCAACGACGGCGCCCGGGAGCTGCTGGACCTACCGGCCGACTGCGTGGGCCGCGACGTCACCACCCTGGGGCTGGAGACCGAGCTGTTGGACGTCGTGCTGGGTCGGCGGACGGGCACCGACCTGCCGGTGTTCCACCGGGATCTCGTCCTGGTCGTCAACCGCCGGCAGGCCCGCACCGGACGGAACGGGGACGCCCTCGGAGCCGTGACCACCCTGCGCGATCGCTCGGAACTGCTTGCGGTGCAACGGCAGTTGGGCGCGACCCGCAACGCCACCGACACCCTGCGGGCGCAGACCCACGAGTTCGACAACCAGCTGCACGTCATCTCCGGGCTCGCGCAGCTCGGGCTGCACGACGAGTTGCGGGAGTACGTCACGGGTCTCACCCGGCGGCGGTCGGAGGTGGATCTCGCCCTGACCGCCCACATCGAGGATCCGGCGTTGGCGGCGCTGCTGGTGGCCAAGGCCAGCCTGGCGTCGGAATCGGCGGTGGAGCTGCAGGTCTCGCCGTCGACGCGGTGTCCGCGGCTCGCGCTGGAGCTGTCCACCGACGTCACCACGGTGGTCGGCAACCTCGTCGACAACGCGCTGGACGCGGTGGCCAACGTGGCTGACGCCGTCGTCACGGTGGAGGTCCGGGCCGACCTCGGGATCGCGGAGCCCGCCGTCCGGGTGGTGGTCTCCGACACCGGACCCGGCGTCTCGCCGCAGGCCGCCGACCGGTTGTTCGAGCGTGGCTTCACCACCAAGTCCGAGGCGGTGGTCGGTGGCCGTGGCGTCGGGTTGTCGCTCGTCCGGCGGATCTGCGAGAGTCGCGGCGGAAGTGTCGCCGTCCGCTCCGGCGCGGGCGCCGTGTTCGTCGCGGTGCTGCCGGTGTCGCCGGCCGACACCGCCGGGCCGGCCGTGCCCGCGGCTGCGAGCGTCGAGGGGAGCCACCGATGA